One Pelodiscus sinensis isolate JC-2024 chromosome 24, ASM4963464v1, whole genome shotgun sequence DNA segment encodes these proteins:
- the LOC142819673 gene encoding uncharacterized protein LOC142819673, giving the protein MAPETTTSALTTTAAETTNSDLTTTVAETTTSILTTTVAETTTPVLTTTAVETTTSILTTTAAETTTAHYGSGDHHYGSGDHHLGPHHYGSGVHNLGPHHYGSAETTTPDLTTSAAETTTTAGETTTSVLTTTAAETTTSVLTTTALETSTSVLTTTALETSTSDLTTTTTTSVLTSTAEETTIAVLTTTAAETTTPVLTTTAAETTTAVLTTMAPDTTTPVLTTTTTTSVLTSTAAETTTPVFTTTAAETTTTSVLTSTAEETTIAVLTTTAAETTTPVLTTTAADTTTSVHTTTAAETTTPVLTTTAAETTTAVLTTTALDTTTPVLTTTTTTPVLTTMAAETTTAVFTTTAPETTTPVLTTTAVETTTSVLTTTAAETTTPVLTTTAADTTTSVLTTTAAETTTPVLNTTAAETTTTTAAETTTPILTTSAAETTTSIPTTTVPETTTTALTTTDPETTTPVLTTTTTTSVLTSTAEETTIAVLTTTAAETTTAVLTTMAADTTTSVLTTTAAETTTPVLTTTAAETTTVVLTTTAPDTTTPVLNTTTTTPVLTTTYAETTTSVLTTTAAEITTPVLTTTAAETTTAVLTTTAPETTTPVLTTMAAETTTPVLTTTAAETTTTTSDLTTSAAETTTTAGETTTSVLTTTAPETTTSALTTTAAETTTSDLTTTAAETTPSVLTTSAAKTTTTAGETTTSVLTTTATTTSVLTTTAPETTTTVAETTTPVFTTTPAETTTAVLTTTAPETTTSALTTTAAETTTSDLTTTAPETTTSVLTTTAAETTTPDLTTSAAETTTTAGETTTSVLTTTAAETTTSDITTTAVETTTSVLTTTAAETTTSALTTTAAETTTPDLTTMAAETTTAVLTTTAPETTTPVLTTTAVETTTSVLTTTAAETTTPVLTTTAAETTTSVFTTTAPETTTSVLTSTAEETTIAVLTTTAAETTTPVLTTTAADTTTSVLTPVLTTTAADTTTSVLTTTAAETTTPVLTTTAAETTTVVLTTTAPDTTTPVLTTTTTTTVAETTTPVFTTTPAETTTAVLTTTAPETITSVLTTTAAETTTPDLTTSAAETTTTAGETTTSVLTTTAAETTTSDITTTAVETTTSVLTTTALETSTSDLTTTTTTSDLTTSAAETTTTALETTTSALTTTAVETTTLDLTTTAAETTTSVLTTSAAETTTTCGDQHSGPHHYGCGDHNLGPYDYG; this is encoded by the exons AtggctccggagaccaccacctcggccctcaccactacggctgcggaaaCCACCAACTCGGACCTCACAACTACAgttgcggagaccaccacctcgatTCTAACCACTACGGTTGCTGAGACCACCAcaccggtcctcaccactacggctgtgGAGACCACGACCTCGAtcctcactactacggctgcggagacaaCTAccgcg cactacggctccggagaccaccactACGGCTcaggagaccaccacctcggtcctcaccactacggctctggGGTCCACAACCTCggccctcaccactacggct ctgcggagaccaccaccccggaccTCACCACTTCGGCTGCGGAAACCACCACTACGGCtggggagaccaccacctcggtactCACCACAACGGcggcggagaccaccacctcggtcctcaccacaacGGCTCTGGAGACCagcacctcggtcctcaccacaacGGCTCTGGAGACCAGCACCTCGGACCTCACCACTACG accaccacctccgtcctcacttCTACGGCTGAGGAGACCACTATCGCGGTCCTCACGACTACGGCTGCAGAGACCACCACAccggtcctcactactacggctgcggagaccactacCGCAGTCCTCACCACTATGGCTCCGGATACCACCACCcctgtcctcaccactacg accaccacctctgTCCTCACttctacggctgcggagaccaccacccccgtcttcaccactacggctgcggagacc accaccacctccgtcctcacttCTACGGCTGAGGAGACCACTATCGCGGTCCTCACGACTACGGCTGCAGAGACCACCACAccggtcctcactactacggctgcggacaccaccacctccgtccacaccactacggctgcggagaccaccaccccggtcctcactactacggctgcAGAGACCACTACCgcagtcctcaccactacggctctggaTACCACCACCcctgtcctcaccactacg accaccaccccggtcctcactactATGGCTGCGGAGACCACTACCGCAGtcttcaccactacggctccggagaccaccaccccggtcctcactactacggctgtggagaccaccacctccgtcctcaccactacggctgcagagaccaccacaccggtcctcactactacggctgcggacaccaccacctccgtcctcaccactacggctgcggagaccaccaccccggtcctcaatACTACGGCTGCAGAGACCACTACC actacggctgcggagaccaccaccccgatCCTCACAACttcggctgcggagaccaccacctcgatCCCCACCACTACGGTTCCTGAGACCACCACAACGGCCCTCACCACTACAGATCCTGAGACCACAACcccagtcctcaccactacg accaccacctccgtcctcacttCTACGGCTGAGGAGACCACTATCGCGGTCCTCACGACTACGGCTGCAGAGACCACCACAGCGGTCCTCACTACTATGGCTGCGGAcaccaccacctccgtcctcaccactacggctgcggagaccaccaccccggtcctcactactacggctgcAGAGACCACTACCgtagtcctcaccactacggctccggatacCACCACCCCTGTCCTCAACACTACG accaccaccccggtgcTCACCACTACGtatgcggagaccaccacctcggtgctcaccactacggctgcggagatcaccaccccggtcctcactactacggctgcggagaccactaccgcagtcctcaccactacagctccggagaccaccaccccggtcctcaccactatggctgcagagaccaccaccccggtcctcaccactactgctgcggagaccacc accaccacctcggaccTCACCACTTCGGCAGCGGAAACCACCACTACGGCtggggagaccaccacctcggtactCACCACaacggctccggagaccaccacctcggccctcaccactacggctgcggagaccacaacCTCGGacctcaccactacagctgcggagaccaccccctcggtcctcaccacttcGGCAGCGAAAACCACCACTACGGCtggggagaccaccacctcggtcctcaccactacggct accaccacctcggtcctcaccactacggctccggagaccaccactACGGTTGctgagaccaccaccccggtttTCACTACTACGCCTGCGGAGACCACTAccgcggtcctcaccactacggctccggagaccacaACCTCggccctcaccactacggctgcggagaccacaacCTCGGACCTTACCACTACagctccggagaccaccacctcggtcctcaccactacggctgcggagaccaccaccccggaccTCACCACTTCGGCTGCGGAAACCACCACTACGGCtggggagaccaccacctcggtactCACCACAACGGCGGCGGAGACCACAACCTCGGACATCACTACTACGGctgtggagaccaccacctcggtcctcaccacaacggctgcggagaccaccacctcggcactcaccactacggctgcggagaccaccaccccggaccTCACTACTATGGCTGCGGAGACCACTAccgcggtcctcaccactacggctccggagaccaccaccccggtcctcactactacggctgtggagaccaccacctccgtcctcaccactacggctgcagagaccaccaccccggtcctcaccactactgctgcggagaccaccacctccgtcttcaccactacggctccggagaccaccacctccgtcctcacttCTACGGCTGAGGAGACCACTATCGCGGTCCTCACGACTACGGCTGCAGAGACCACCACAccggtcctcactactacggctgcggacaccaccacctccgtcctcacc ccggtcctcactactacggctgcggacaccaccacctccgtcctcaccactacggctgcggagaccacaaccccggtcctcactactacggctgcAGAGACCACTACCgtagtcctcaccactacggctccggatacCACCACCcctgtcctcaccactacg accaccactACGGTTGctgagaccaccaccccggtttTCACTACTACGCCTGCGGAGACCACTAccgcggtcctcaccactacagctccggAGACCatcacctcggtcctcaccactacggctgcggagaccaccaccccggaccTCACCACTTCGGCTGCGGAAACCACCACTACGGCtggggagaccaccacctcggtactCACCACAACGGCGGCGGAGACCACAACCTCGGACATCACTACTACGGctgtggagaccaccacctcggtcctcaccacaacGGCTCTGGAGACCAGCACCTCGGACCTCACCACTACG accaccacctcggaccTCACCACTTCGGCAGCGGAAACCACCACTACGGCtctggagaccaccacctcggccctcaccactacggctgtgGAGACCACAACCTTGGacctcaccactacagctgcggagaccaccacctcggtcctcaccacttcGGCAGCTGAAACCACCACTAC CTGCGGGGATCAGCActccggtcctcaccactacggctgcggagaccacaacCTCGGTCCTTACGACTACGGCTGA